In one window of Hevea brasiliensis isolate MT/VB/25A 57/8 chromosome 10, ASM3005281v1, whole genome shotgun sequence DNA:
- the LOC110638857 gene encoding uncharacterized protein At4g28440 produces the protein MAESKSGLRKPVFTKIDQLRPGTSGHTLNVKVVSTKMVLQKGRSDGPQVRQMRIAECLVGDETGMIIFTARNDQVDLMKEGTTVTLRNAKIDMFKGSMRLAVDKWGRVEVTEPASFTVKEDNNLSLIEYELVNVVEE, from the exons ATGGCTGAATCAAAATCAGGATTGCGGAAACCTGTATTCACCAAGATTGACCAGCTCCGCCCAGGCACCAGTGGGCATACTCTCAATGTGAAGGTTGTTAGTACAAAGATGGTCTTGCAGAAGGGCCGTTCTGATGGTCCTCAAGTACGCCAGATGCGAATTGCTGAATGTTTGGTAGGAGATGAAACTGGAATGATTATCTTTACTGCTAGAAATGATCAag TGGACTTGATGAAAGAGGGAACTACTGTAACCCTTCGCAATGCAAAAATTGACATGTTTAAAGGATCCATGAGACTTGCTGTGGACAAATGGGGACGTGTTGAAGTAACTGAACCTGCCAGCTTCACTGTGAAGGAGGATAACAACCTGTCACTGATTGAATATGAACTTGTGAACGTAGTTGAAGAGTGA